Part of the Cellulomonas taurus genome, CGGGGGCGTGGACGACTCACTCACCGGAGCATCATCCCACCCCGGGCCGGGCGTTCAGGTGCCGAGCTGTGCCGTCAGGCGCGATGGGCGCCGTGCCCGCCCGCCTCCGGGCTGCCGGGTGCCTCGGGGGTGCCCGGTGCCGGGTACTGCCCGGTGTCGGCCCGCAGGGCGGTGCTGGACTGGGCGGCCAGCAGGTCGCGGATCTCCTGCAGCAGCAGGATGTCCTCGGAGGGCCGCGCGGGCTCCGCCTCGACCCCCTTCTTGCGCCGTTCGGCCAGCTTGTTCAGCGGCAGCACGATGATGAAGTAGATCGCCGCGGCGGTGATCAGGAACTGCAGCAGCGCGTTGAGGATCAGGCCGACATTGATCTCGGCGTCGTTGCGGCCGGAGATGACCCACAGGCTGGAGATGTCCGGCTTGCCGAAGATCATCGCGATGAGCGGCGCGATCAGACCCTCTTGGATCGCGGTGACCACGGCACCGAAGGCGGCGCCGATGACGACGCCGACGGCCAGCTCGATCGCATTGCCGCGGGAGATGAAGTCCTTGAATCCCTGGAACACGGCGCCGAGGCCCTTGGCCCGCTCACCGGCGGCCCGCAGACCCTTGTTCACTGTGTCGCTCATGGCCCCTCGATCCGATCGACTCGCGGCTTTCGCCCGCATCATTCCACGAGGATCGCCGACAGGCCGGTGGAAGCACTCGCCGCGCTCAGCTGTACCGCCTGATCGGGATCGACGGCCAGCAGAACCACACCGTCGTCCGACCCTCGGGTCGGCGGGTCGGTGTCGTCGGAGCCGGGTCGGCTGAGCACCAGGGCACCGGTGGCCACGGTGACCGCCCCGGAGTCGGGCATCGTGCTGACCACGTCCACCCGTCGGCCGGGCATCAGATACCCGACGGTGCTGGCATCGGCGAACCGGACCGGGACGGTCACGGTCCCCGGCGGGCCGGTGTCCAGGGTGTCGGCGAGCAGGGCCGCGACCAACGGCAGCCCGGCCGGGATCTCGACCGCGGTCCGAGCGCCCAGCAGTGTCGTGTCGTCGTCGGTCACCCCGTCGGGCAGCGTGCCGGTGGGCAGCGGGCGACGTGCCAGGTCGTCGACGCCCACGGTGCTGCCGAGCGGGATGTCGCGGGCGGCGACCAGCACGGTGCTGGTCGGCGGGCCGGGGGAGCGGATCGCCTGCACCAGGAGCAGAGCCGCCAGGGCGAGGCACAGGGCGGCGGCGGGTCGGCGGCCCCGCCACAGCAGGCGGCGCAGGCTCGGGGGAAGGCGGTCCATACGCCGACGCTAGGCACGGTCGAGGGCGCATCGTCCGGACAGCACACAACCCCTGGGGACGGCCGAAGGGCCCCAGGGGTTGTGGACAGGTGAGGGCCCCGGTGATCCGGGGAGCGGCTCAGCTCGCGGCGGGCGCGGAACCGCCGGAGGAGCTCGACCCGGAGCCGGACGACGCGCCACCCGAGCTGGACGAGCCGCTCGCGCCGTTGGACGCACCGCTGGTCGAGCCGGAGCCGGTCGACGTGGTGCCACCCGACGTCGCCGAGCCGCTCGCGCCGGAGGTCCCGGTCGACGCGGTGCCGGACTTGGCGGGGGCGCTGCTCGACGTGGAGCCGGAACGCGAGTCGGTGCGGTAGAAACCGGAGCCCTTGAACACCACGCCGACGCTGGAGAACAGCTTGCGCAGCTTGCCGCCGCAGTTCGGGCACTCGGTGAGCGCCTCGTCGCTGAACGACTGGTGGATGTCGAAGGAGTGGCCGCACTCGGTGCAGGTGTAGGCGTAGGTGGGCACTGCTCGTCTCCCGAGGATCAACTGGCCGGGTCTGGCACTCCCGGCGTCCGAGTGCCAATGATACGCGCCCGGTCCAGTCGGCTCGCTCCGCACCGACGCCGCGCTGGGCGGACTCACTGCGAGGCGTCCGGCGAGGGGCCGCGTCAGCGCGGCAGCGGGTGCCAGCCCTCCGGCGTCGCCACCATGTCCACCCGGCGGTCGTGCTGCTCGCGGGGCAACGGGTGGGTGTCGGCGTCGTAGACCTCGTCGGCGAACACCAGGGCGACCACCGGCACACCGGGCCGGGCGTGCTGCAGGGCGCGGTCGTACCAGCCGCCACCCTGGCCGAGCCGGGTGCCCGAACTGTCGACCGCGAGGGCGGGGGCCAGGATCAGGTCGGCGCGGGACAGTCCCTCGGCGCCGAGCGAGGGCGTACCCGGCTCCGGCGGCCGACCCGGTGCGCGCTGCACCAGATCTTCCGGCCCCGCGTAGGCCGCCCACTCCCGGGACAGCCCGGCGCCGAGCACTGGCAGCAGCACCTCGATGCCCCGCTCGGACAGCAGCTCCAGGATGGCGGTGGTGTCCGGCTCGGAGGGGCGCGCACTGTAGGCGGCGACGCAGCGGGCCTCGTCCAGTCCGGGCAGGGTGCTCACCACCCGGGCGAGGGCGGCACCGGCCTCGGCGCGCTGCCGGGCGGAGGTGTGGTGGCGAGCGGCGCGCAACATCGCGCGGAACTCGTCCTTGGTGTCCGTGACGTCCCCGCCGTCCTGGGCAGGCGGATAGGGCTGAGCAGCGGCGCACATGTGTCCAGTGTCGCAAACATTCGATTGGCCGGGCAGGACCATTGGTGTGCCGTTAGCCTCCGGGGCATGGCGATCCACAAGGCAGTCATTCCCGCAGCCGGTCTCGGCACCCGATTCCTTCCCGCCACCAAGGCCACGCCCAAGGAGATGCTCCCGGTGGTGGACCAGCCCGCCATCCAGTACGTGGTGGAGGAAGCCGCCGCCGCCGGACTGGACGACGTGCTGATCATCACCGGCCGCAACAAGGGCTCGATCGAGGACCACTTCGACGCCGCGCCGGAGGTCGAGCGTGCGCTGGAGAAGAAGGGCGACCACGCCCGGCTCGACGCCGTGCGCAGGTCCACCGAGCTGGCCCACGTGCACTTCGTCCGTCAGGGCGACCCGAAGGGCCTGGGGCACGCGGTGCTGCAGGCCGCCGACCACGTCGGTGTGGAACCGTTCGCGGTGCTGCTCGGCGACGACCTGATCGACGCCCGGGACGAGTTGCTGTCCACCATGATCG contains:
- the mscL gene encoding large conductance mechanosensitive channel protein MscL, translating into MSDTVNKGLRAAGERAKGLGAVFQGFKDFISRGNAIELAVGVVIGAAFGAVVTAIQEGLIAPLIAMIFGKPDISSLWVISGRNDAEINVGLILNALLQFLITAAAIYFIIVLPLNKLAERRKKGVEAEPARPSEDILLLQEIRDLLAAQSSTALRADTGQYPAPGTPEAPGSPEAGGHGAHRA
- a CDS encoding SAF domain-containing protein, coding for MDRLPPSLRRLLWRGRRPAAALCLALAALLLVQAIRSPGPPTSTVLVAARDIPLGSTVGVDDLARRPLPTGTLPDGVTDDDTTLLGARTAVEIPAGLPLVAALLADTLDTGPPGTVTVPVRFADASTVGYLMPGRRVDVVSTMPDSGAVTVATGALVLSRPGSDDTDPPTRGSDDGVVLLAVDPDQAVQLSAASASTGLSAILVE
- a CDS encoding FmdB family zinc ribbon protein, coding for MPTYAYTCTECGHSFDIHQSFSDEALTECPNCGGKLRKLFSSVGVVFKGSGFYRTDSRSGSTSSSAPAKSGTASTGTSGASGSATSGGTTSTGSGSTSGASNGASGSSSSGGASSGSGSSSSGGSAPAAS
- a CDS encoding 5-formyltetrahydrofolate cyclo-ligase, whose amino-acid sequence is MCAAAQPYPPAQDGGDVTDTKDEFRAMLRAARHHTSARQRAEAGAALARVVSTLPGLDEARCVAAYSARPSEPDTTAILELLSERGIEVLLPVLGAGLSREWAAYAGPEDLVQRAPGRPPEPGTPSLGAEGLSRADLILAPALAVDSSGTRLGQGGGWYDRALQHARPGVPVVALVFADEVYDADTHPLPREQHDRRVDMVATPEGWHPLPR